In Sphingomonas sp. SORGH_AS_0950, the following are encoded in one genomic region:
- the mnmE gene encoding tRNA uridine-5-carboxymethylaminomethyl(34) synthesis GTPase MnmE, translated as MSDTIFAVSSGQPPAAIAVIRVSGPAAFATAERLGGRLPAPRRAGLRTLRDGEGAVLDSALMLCFPGPATATGEDLVELHCHGGRAVVAAVEAALATSPGVRRAEPGEFTRRALLNGRIDLAEAEGLADLLEAQTERQRRAAIGAVEGRVSQALRGWMDRLSVLSAGIEAMLDFAEEDDVPLDAAMVARIRSDMTALAATMLAAVDQPPVDRLHDGIRVVLAGPPNSGKSTLLNLLVEREAAIVSPIAGTTRDRIEASVLRGGIAYVLTDTAGLAEDTDDVIEAIGVTRAQEAIQQADILLWMADAPPPRDDAIWLHARADLPGREALPEGRALAVRRDDAATVAMVWDAIAAHAVTLLPREDALGFKRHQQDQCRRAAQALLTAQSDDVLLIAEELRVARQALAAVLGVSATETMLDALFGRFCLGK; from the coding sequence GTGAGCGACACGATCTTCGCCGTATCGAGCGGGCAGCCCCCGGCCGCCATCGCGGTGATCCGGGTCAGCGGCCCGGCGGCGTTCGCGACGGCCGAGCGGCTGGGCGGGCGTCTGCCCGCGCCGCGTCGGGCGGGGCTGCGGACCTTGCGCGACGGGGAGGGGGCGGTGCTGGACTCGGCGCTGATGCTCTGTTTCCCCGGCCCGGCGACGGCGACCGGCGAGGATCTGGTCGAGCTGCATTGCCATGGCGGCCGCGCAGTGGTGGCGGCGGTCGAGGCGGCGCTGGCGACATCACCCGGTGTTCGCCGGGCCGAGCCGGGCGAGTTTACCCGCCGCGCCCTGCTCAACGGCCGGATCGATCTCGCCGAGGCGGAGGGGCTGGCCGATCTGCTCGAAGCCCAGACCGAGCGACAGCGGCGGGCCGCGATCGGCGCGGTCGAGGGACGGGTGAGCCAGGCGCTGCGCGGCTGGATGGACCGGCTCTCCGTTTTGTCCGCCGGGATCGAGGCGATGCTCGATTTCGCCGAGGAGGATGACGTGCCGCTCGACGCCGCCATGGTGGCGCGGATCAGGAGCGACATGACCGCGCTGGCCGCCACGATGCTGGCGGCGGTCGACCAGCCGCCGGTCGACCGGCTGCATGACGGCATCCGGGTGGTGCTGGCGGGGCCGCCCAATAGCGGCAAGTCGACCCTGCTCAACCTGCTGGTCGAACGCGAGGCGGCGATCGTCTCGCCGATTGCGGGGACGACGCGCGATCGGATCGAGGCGAGCGTGCTGCGCGGCGGCATCGCCTATGTGCTGACCGACACGGCGGGTCTGGCCGAGGATACCGACGATGTGATCGAGGCGATCGGCGTCACGCGCGCGCAGGAGGCGATCCAACAGGCCGACATCCTGCTATGGATGGCCGATGCTCCGCCACCGCGCGACGATGCGATCTGGCTGCACGCGCGCGCCGATCTGCCGGGGCGCGAGGCTTTGCCCGAGGGGCGGGCGCTGGCGGTGCGGCGGGACGACGCGGCGACGGTGGCCATGGTCTGGGACGCGATTGCGGCGCATGCGGTGACCCTGCTCCCGCGCGAGGACGCGCTGGGTTTCAAGCGGCACCAGCAGGATCAATGCCGCCGTGCAGCACAGGCGCTGCTCACCGCTCAGAGCGATGACGTGCTGTTGATCGCCGAGGAACTGCGCGTGGCGCGGCAAGCGCTGGCGGCGGTGCTGGGGGTCAGCGCGACCGAGACGATGCTCGATGCCCTGTTCGGACGCTTCTGCCTGGGCAAGTGA
- the mnmG gene encoding tRNA uridine-5-carboxymethylaminomethyl(34) synthesis enzyme MnmG: MFDVVVIGGGHAGTEAAAAAARRGAQTALLSFDRHGLGAMSCNPAIGGLGKGHIVREVDAFDGLIGRAADQGAIHYRMLNRSKGTAVQGPRVQADRRRYAGAIQAMLAAQPGLTIVEGEAEALVLEGDRVAGVQLADGSVLVCRAVVLATGTFLGGRLFRGEERHLGGRIGERAATRMAEQLRGLGLPMARMKTGTPPRLDGRTIDWARLDEQPSDTDPWTMSPMTAVRPLPQIACAITRTTEETHAIIAAAFHRSPLFTGAIEANGPRYCPSIEDKIKRFADRDSHQIFLEPEGLDDPIVYPNGLSTSLPTDVQGAMIASMPGLERAVITLPGYAVEYDHIDPRALDARLALGALPGVFCAGQINGTTGYEEAAGQGLIAGLNAAALACGLDPVILDRASSYLGVMIDDLVLQGVTEPYRMLTARAEYRLSLRADNAETRLGEMAEAAGCLSPERLAHRRRRQAQQATLRDRLAVIRTASDLARGGAAIAQDGARRSAYEWLRFDGVTLAHVAPEAAEGCDPAVVAETLEDARYAPYVERQAEEVARLRADEQILLPATIDYAAIPGLSQEMIDRLGLARPATLAAASRIRGITPAALSAVLLHARKMAA; this comes from the coding sequence ATGTTTGATGTCGTAGTGATCGGTGGCGGTCACGCGGGAACCGAGGCCGCCGCAGCGGCCGCGCGCCGGGGCGCGCAGACGGCCCTGTTGTCCTTCGATCGTCATGGCCTGGGCGCCATGTCCTGCAATCCGGCGATCGGCGGATTGGGGAAGGGCCATATCGTGCGCGAGGTCGACGCCTTTGACGGGCTGATCGGTCGCGCGGCGGATCAGGGCGCGATCCACTATCGCATGCTCAACCGGAGCAAGGGAACCGCCGTGCAGGGCCCCCGCGTCCAGGCCGACCGGCGGCGCTATGCCGGGGCGATCCAGGCAATGCTGGCGGCGCAACCCGGCCTGACGATCGTCGAGGGCGAGGCCGAGGCGCTGGTGCTGGAGGGCGACCGGGTGGCCGGTGTGCAGCTCGCCGACGGCTCGGTGCTGGTCTGTCGCGCGGTGGTGCTGGCGACCGGGACCTTCCTGGGCGGACGGCTGTTCCGGGGCGAGGAGCGGCATCTGGGCGGCCGTATCGGCGAGCGCGCCGCGACCCGCATGGCCGAGCAGCTGCGTGGCCTGGGCCTGCCGATGGCACGGATGAAGACCGGCACGCCGCCGCGTCTGGATGGGCGCACCATCGATTGGGCCAGGCTGGACGAGCAGCCGTCCGACACCGATCCCTGGACCATGTCGCCGATGACGGCGGTACGGCCGCTGCCGCAGATCGCCTGCGCGATCACCCGGACGACCGAAGAGACCCATGCGATCATCGCGGCGGCCTTTCACCGCTCGCCGCTGTTCACCGGCGCGATCGAGGCGAACGGCCCGCGCTATTGCCCGTCGATCGAGGACAAGATCAAGCGCTTCGCCGACCGCGACAGCCATCAGATCTTCCTGGAGCCGGAAGGGCTGGACGATCCGATCGTCTATCCTAACGGCCTGTCGACCTCGCTGCCGACCGATGTGCAGGGGGCGATGATCGCCTCCATGCCGGGGCTGGAGCGCGCGGTCATCACGCTGCCCGGCTATGCGGTGGAATATGACCATATCGACCCACGCGCGCTCGATGCGCGGCTGGCGCTGGGGGCGCTTCCCGGCGTGTTCTGTGCGGGCCAGATCAACGGCACGACAGGGTATGAGGAAGCGGCGGGGCAGGGGCTGATCGCCGGGCTCAATGCGGCGGCACTCGCCTGTGGGCTGGACCCCGTCATCCTCGACCGCGCCTCCAGCTATCTGGGCGTGATGATCGATGATCTGGTGTTGCAGGGCGTGACCGAACCCTATCGCATGCTCACCGCGCGCGCCGAATATCGGCTGTCGCTGCGGGCCGACAATGCCGAGACGCGGTTGGGGGAGATGGCCGAGGCGGCGGGATGCCTGTCGCCCGAGCGGCTGGCGCATCGGCGGCGGCGGCAGGCGCAGCAGGCGACCCTGCGCGACCGTTTGGCGGTCATCCGCACCGCCTCCGATCTGGCGCGCGGCGGAGCGGCGATCGCGCAGGATGGCGCCCGCCGGTCCGCCTATGAGTGGCTGCGCTTCGACGGGGTCACGCTGGCGCATGTCGCGCCCGAGGCGGCGGAGGGGTGTGACCCGGCCGTTGTGGCCGAGACGCTGGAGGATGCGCGCTACGCCCCCTATGTCGAGCGTCAGGCCGAGGAGGTCGCGCGGTTGCGCGCCGACGAGCAGATCCTGTTGCCCGCCACGATCGACTATGCCGCCATCCCCGGT